ACCTACGTCCGCTTACGGTATCCGTTTAGCTAGCTCCCAGGCAGCGAGCAATGGCTTCCGGTCAGCAGGAGAGGTCGGAGCTGGACCGCATGGCCCGCGAGGGGGAGACCGTCGTCCCCGGCGGCACCGGTGGGAAGAGCCTCGAGGCGCAGGAGCACCTCGCCGACGGTATGCTTCCTCTACTTGCGTTTCGCCTGAGCGATCTGTGACTTCTGGTACTCATTACTGGCGTTGTTGTGTACGCATTTGTGCAGGGCGCAGCCGCGGCGGGGAGACTCGGAAGGAGCAGCTCGGGGAGGAGGGGTACCGCGAGATGGGGCACAAGGGCGGGGAGACTCGCAAGGAGCAGCTCGGGGAGGAGGGGTACCGCGAGATGGGGCGCAAGGGCGGGCTGAGCACCATGGAGGAGTCTGGTGGCGAGCGCGCCGCCAGGGAGGGCATCGAGATCGATGAGTCCAAGTTCAAGACCAAGTCCTAAGTAATGTAGGTCAAGATGTCCCAGTGTCTAGCTGAGTAGCTAGCTAGTAGTGAGCAAGCTGTCTGCTCATGTTTGTAGTAATGAATAATGTAGGTGAAGGTCAGGTCTTGACATGACGAGAGCACGCACGTAGGCGATCGCATGTACTGTGATCATGTGTGCGTTAGGTGTCTTAGCTTGTAGTAGTGACCATGTGTTCTTCAGGTGTCCTAGCTTGTAGTAGGTGTCGTTGTGGCCCGTGAGTCAGCTTGCTAATGTATGTGAGTCGTTGTTAAATCAGGTCGATGTTGAATCAGAACGTGGGCTCTTAAATTGTTTTCTTGAACTGGGTAGAGAGGAACAACTCCCGGCCGTACTGGTACATGAACAAATGGTTGCTGGTTGGCATCATCGATGGCAAGGTAGGCGGCCGCATCAATACCTGCGGTCCACCACTTAGGTGCTGCTTCCCATGACCGTCCTCAAGGAGAGAGGCTTTGTTGTGGAATCCCTCGGATCTGAATTCGCCCCTTCCAGGCCTAGTTGCATAGTCGTCCTCGGAAGAGGAACGACATGGGAGGAGGGATCCTTGTTGTGGAATCCCTCGGATCTGAATTCGCCCCTTCCAGGCCTAGTTGCATAGTCGTCCTCGGAAGAGGAACGACATGGGAGGAGGGATCCTTGTTGTGGAATCCCTCGGATCTGAATTCGCCCCTTCCAGGCCTAGTTGCATAGTCGTCCTCGGAAGAGGAACGACATGGGAGGAGGGATGCACGGCCGAGGATGAGGGCCTCGGGTGTGGGGAAGCAGAAAGAGCATGTGCCACATTGGTAGGTGCATAGTCGATGTTGGTGTGGGTTAGGGTTTAGGGCCATGAATGACATCTTGGCAAGCAGAAAAGCATGTGCCACATTGGTCGGTGCATAGTCGATGTTGTTGTGGGTTAGGGTTTAGGGCCATGAATGACATCTGGGCAAGCAGAAGAGCATGTGCCACATTGGACGGTGCATGACTAGTTGATGTTGGTGTGGGTCAGGCCGTTAGGGTTTACGGCCATGAATGACATCTAGTTAAGCATTGTAAGAAAATATAGCACggccaatgccatctgcttaagcaTTGCAAGAAAATATAGCACGGCCATGTGACTATTTACAAATTTTCTAAGTACAATGATATCCATTATCTCAGGATTTTTTTCCCTTTTGTAAATTTGCCATGTGATGACTGCAACATTTTCAAAATTTGCCATGCTCTAGAGAAACATTTCCCCCCTTAATTTGCCATGTGACTATTAAAAAAATCTAAATCGTTGCCATGATTTTAGGAAACACAATTTGTGCCATGTGATCAGTATAAACATTTCAAACTTTACCATGTTCTAGAGAACAAATTTTCTTAAATTTTGCCATGTGAATATCTTACATTTTTTCCTAAATCTTGCTATGATTTAGGAATTAAAATTATCTCAATTTTTAAGCTAACACTGCAAACCTTTCCAAGTTTACCATTTTTTAGAGAACAAAATTTCTTAAATTTCACGTCTGACTAATCTTTTCAACAAAATTTGTAAATCTTACCATGGTTTAGTAGTTGAAAATATCTCAATTTCCATGTGACCATGTCAACTCATTTGattgtttctatttttttcctatttATTCCCCTACATTGTGGGAACTTCCGAACTTGTTTGTGTGCAAGAATTTATACACATGCAATCTTCGACTTGTAGTGTCTTTTCTCCTAGATCATGACAAACTTTTGTTTTCCTGTGACAGCTTTATACATATGTTAACGAACTGTTTTACATGGTAAATTTATGCTCTCTATCACAGTAAAtttatactctctccgtcccataatgtaagaacgTTTTCCAAACTATGCGAGCTTGAAAAATGTTCTTatgtttgggacggagggagtattttacaaCATGGCAACCTCCTTCTATCCATANNNNNNNNNNNNNNNNNNNNNNNNNNNNNNNNNNNNNNNNNNNNNNNNNNNNNNNNNNNNNNNNNNNNNNNNNNNNNNNNNNNNNNNNNNNNNNNNNNNNNNNNNNNNNNNNNNNNNNNNNNNNNNNNNNNNNNNNNNNNNNNNNNNNNNNNNNNNNNNNNNNNNNNNNNNNNNNNNNNNNNNNNNNNNNNNNNNNNNNNNNNNNNNNNNNNNNNNNNNNNNNNNNNNNNNNNNNNNNNNNNNNNNNNNNNNNNNNNNNNNNNNNNNNNNNNNNNNNNNNNNNNNNNNNNNNNNNNNNNNNNNNNNNNNNNNNNNNNNNNNNNNNNNNNNNNNNNNNNNNNNNNNNNNNNNNNNNNNNNNNNNNNNNNNNNNNNNNNNNNNNNNNNNNNNNNNNNNNNNNNNNNNNNNNTCATGTCATAATAGTAACCATTGATTTTCTTAAATAGTGGGTCACAATAACTCTTACCAAAAAGGCACTACGCCCTGCTTTATAAGTAAAGCCCATAAGGATACAATCAACCGAAACCAGAAGTTCATAAACATACAACAAGGTTCAAAATAAATGTACGAAAAGTACGTGCTGCAGGCACAAAAGAATAAGCCCACAATCGCTAACTTAAGTATCAAGGAGGATAAATGACCATGAGTAACAGGGTCGTCACCTACTCCTTGTGCTTCCTGGTCAGGTTGTGGATAGCAGCCTTATCCCGTCATTTGCTTGGGTCTTAGTaactcttatctttcatgtgaacgAGGAGGTAAAAGCGACCATGTTAAATTTAGTTATGGTTTGTATATAGTCATGTCGTAATGGTAATTTCATATGTTCTTTTATCTAGTTGTCATGATACTgtgatttttagattttttttagaaaaatactACGATTTTTGCATCTGCATTTTTATTGGCCAAAACAGCAGTCACTTTTGGTCCAACGGGTTGGGCATGTCTTTTCTGTTTCGTTCGTGCAGAAAGGTCATTGATAGCAAACACCTGGAGAGAACATCATCATTCTCTCATTCCATGCTACCTGAGACCCTTCCTAGTGCTCCATGATGTGCAGGTGGTAAAGCTGCCACATATGAAAAAAAAAATGATGTGACAAAGCGATTAAAAAGAAAAGAGCATTATGCTGACTTCAGAAAGAAACTTTGCTAAGTGCGTGGGTCTAAACAAAATGACTATCAACTATACCTGGCCATAGCCAGCCCGGCCCAAACGGCCGGACCGAAAAAGCCCGACCTGGCCTCAGCACGACGCTGCTCTCGGGCCAGGCccaggcctagattttgagcccgaaggccgggccAGGCCCGGGCCTAGGCCCATAGTTTTTGTGATTTACCGAAGAGGCCCAACCCGAGGCCTGGCGGGCTTTTACACTtgcgggccgggcttgggcctaatTTTCTAGGCCCGATGCCCTGGTCGGGCCGACCCGGACCTGGGTTTTCTGCGTTGGGCTTGACCAGGTATACTA
The sequence above is a segment of the Triticum dicoccoides isolate Atlit2015 ecotype Zavitan chromosome 1A, WEW_v2.0, whole genome shotgun sequence genome. Coding sequences within it:
- the LOC119295506 gene encoding late embryogenesis abundant protein B19.3 isoform X1, with translation MASGQQERSELDRMAREGETVVPGGTGGKSLEAQEHLADGRSRGGETRKEQLGEEGYREMGHKGGETRKEQLGEEGYREMGRKGGLSTMEESGGERAAREGIEIDESKFKTKS
- the LOC119295506 gene encoding em protein H5 isoform X2 — encoded protein: MASGQQERSELDRMAREGETVVPGGTGGKSLEAQEHLADGRHKGGETRKEQLGEEGYREMGRKGGLSTMEESGGERAAREGIEIDESKFKTKS